The following are encoded in a window of Pseudalgibacter alginicilyticus genomic DNA:
- the truB gene encoding tRNA pseudouridine(55) synthase TruB, whose protein sequence is MVSKEDYLSGQVLLIDKPLHWTSFQVVNKLRWEIRQNFNIKKIKVGHAGTLDPLATGLLVLCTGKMTKQIDTFQAQVKEYTGTIVLGATTPSFDLETEINETFPIKHITDDLIFKTTSQFLGDIQQFPPIFSAIKKDGKRLYEFARAGETVEVKPRIVTISEFEITNINHISSTPNTNTINITFRVVCSKGTYIRSLANDFGKAMNSGAHLSALRRTKIGHFNVENAVTVEEFISRLKN, encoded by the coding sequence ATGGTTTCTAAAGAAGATTATTTATCTGGTCAAGTATTATTAATTGATAAACCATTGCATTGGACCTCATTTCAGGTTGTTAACAAATTGCGTTGGGAAATACGTCAAAATTTCAATATTAAAAAAATAAAGGTGGGCCATGCGGGTACTTTAGATCCATTAGCAACTGGCTTATTAGTACTATGTACTGGGAAAATGACAAAACAAATTGACACCTTTCAAGCACAGGTAAAAGAATATACAGGAACTATTGTTTTAGGGGCAACAACACCATCTTTTGATTTGGAAACAGAAATTAATGAAACCTTTCCAATCAAGCATATTACTGATGATTTAATTTTTAAAACCACCTCTCAGTTTTTAGGTGATATTCAGCAATTTCCACCTATATTTTCAGCGATAAAAAAGGATGGTAAACGACTCTATGAATTTGCCAGAGCAGGAGAGACTGTTGAGGTAAAACCCCGAATAGTAACTATTTCAGAATTTGAAATCACAAACATTAATCACATATCATCTACACCCAATACCAACACAATAAACATAACATTTAGAGTAGTTTGCAGCAAAGGCACCTACATCCGTTCTTTGGCTAATGATTTTGGAAAAGCAATGAATTCTGGCGCTCATTTATCTGCGCTGCGAAGAACCAAAATAGGACATTTTAATGTTGAAAATGCTGTAACTGTTGAAGAATTTATAAGCAGGCTAAAAAACTAA
- the uppP gene encoding undecaprenyl-diphosphatase UppP, with product MEIIDAIILGIIQGLTEFLPVSSSGHLELGKAILGDNSVPEESLLFTVVLHFATALSTIVVFRKDILNLTKGALKFEWNDDLQFISKIAISMIPAVIVGLFFEEQLEALFGGNVLLVGCMLIVTAVLLFLADKAKDTDKKVSFKNAFVIGVSQAIAMLPGISRSGATISTSVLLGNDKNKAARFSFLMVVPLIFGKIAKDILSGNLSNSNHDFTTLSIGFVSAFVAGLFACTWMIALVKKSKLTYFAIYCIIVGLIAIVFSLLNT from the coding sequence ATGGAAATAATAGACGCTATCATTCTCGGCATAATCCAAGGACTTACCGAGTTTTTACCAGTTTCATCAAGTGGACATTTAGAATTAGGAAAAGCCATTCTTGGCGATAATTCTGTTCCTGAAGAAAGCTTACTCTTTACTGTAGTACTGCATTTTGCAACTGCTTTGAGCACCATTGTGGTTTTTAGAAAAGATATTTTAAACCTTACAAAAGGTGCTCTTAAATTTGAATGGAATGACGATTTACAATTCATTTCAAAAATTGCTATTTCAATGATTCCAGCAGTCATAGTCGGTTTATTTTTTGAAGAACAGTTAGAAGCATTATTTGGTGGCAATGTTTTATTGGTAGGCTGCATGCTTATCGTTACAGCTGTTTTGTTGTTTCTTGCAGATAAAGCTAAGGATACCGACAAAAAGGTGTCCTTTAAAAATGCTTTTGTTATTGGAGTCTCACAAGCCATTGCTATGTTACCGGGTATTTCTCGTTCGGGAGCTACCATTTCAACCTCCGTATTATTGGGAAATGACAAAAACAAAGCTGCGCGTTTTTCTTTTTTAATGGTGGTTCCATTAATCTTTGGAAAAATTGCTAAAGACATATTAAGTGGCAATTTATCTAACAGTAATCATGATTTTACTACTCTTTCCATTGGTTTTGTGTCTGCTTTTGTGGCAGGTTTATTTGCATGCACTTGGATGATTGCATTAGTTAAAAAAAGCAAGCTAACTTATTTTGCCATTTACTGTATTATTGTTGGCCTTATTGCTATTGTATTTTCATTATTAAATACTTAG
- a CDS encoding glycerate kinase, with product MKIVIAPDKFKNSLTGLEFCNAVEAGIKSIKPSTDIVKLPLADGGDGTMEVVNYYLKGHKVKVLVNNPFFQPLVATYLYSKVTKTACIEMAEASGLKLLTEGQFDCKNATTLGTGEMILDAINKGATKIILGIGGSATNDCGIGMAKALGYRFLDKKNREVKPIGANLSKIVAIDVSHVNTKLMEVDFKIACDVSNPLFGKNGAAYTYGSQKGATETDIKMLDKGLQNFSKIIEAVFNVDPQSTKGAGAAGGMGIAAKVFLNACIVPGVQLIKKIANFDSKIENADWIITGEGKLDSQTFSGKTIAGVIASAKAKKIKLAAFCGIVDLEKNDVKNFGIHYADAVYNYTKSLKDAMENGYHYVQKIAMTFAKNSL from the coding sequence ATGAAAATTGTAATAGCTCCCGATAAATTTAAAAACTCTTTGACTGGTTTGGAGTTTTGCAATGCAGTTGAAGCAGGTATAAAGTCTATAAAACCCAGTACAGATATAGTTAAGTTACCATTGGCTGATGGTGGTGATGGCACAATGGAGGTTGTTAATTATTATCTAAAAGGTCATAAGGTTAAAGTGCTTGTAAATAATCCTTTTTTTCAGCCTCTTGTTGCTACTTATTTGTATTCAAAAGTCACAAAAACAGCATGCATAGAAATGGCAGAAGCCTCAGGTTTAAAATTATTAACAGAGGGCCAATTTGATTGTAAGAATGCTACAACGTTAGGCACTGGAGAAATGATTTTGGATGCTATTAATAAAGGTGCAACCAAAATTATTTTAGGGATTGGTGGTAGTGCTACCAATGATTGTGGTATAGGTATGGCAAAGGCTTTGGGGTATCGTTTTTTGGATAAAAAAAATAGAGAAGTTAAGCCTATTGGTGCTAACTTGTCAAAAATAGTAGCTATAGATGTTAGTCATGTAAACACAAAACTAATGGAGGTTGATTTTAAAATAGCTTGTGATGTTAGCAATCCATTGTTTGGTAAAAACGGCGCTGCTTATACATATGGTTCTCAAAAAGGCGCCACTGAAACAGATATAAAAATGTTGGACAAAGGGTTGCAAAATTTTTCTAAAATCATAGAAGCTGTTTTTAATGTGGATCCACAATCAACTAAAGGGGCAGGTGCCGCTGGTGGTATGGGCATTGCCGCAAAAGTGTTTTTAAATGCTTGTATAGTGCCAGGCGTTCAGCTGATAAAAAAAATAGCAAATTTTGACTCTAAAATTGAAAATGCAGATTGGATCATTACGGGCGAAGGGAAGTTGGATTCTCAAACATTTTCGGGTAAAACAATAGCTGGCGTAATTGCATCAGCTAAAGCGAAAAAAATAAAATTAGCTGCATTTTGTGGTATTGTAGATTTAGAAAAAAACGATGTTAAAAATTTTGGAATTCATTATGCTGATGCAGTATATAATTATACTAAAAGCTTAAAAGATGCCATGGAGAATGGATATCATTATGTACAGAAAATAGCAATGACTTTTGCAAAAAATAGTTTGTGA